GGCTCGGCCGGCGCCGGCGTTTACGCCTTCTTTAACCGCTTGCTGATCCCGGTTGGCCTGCACCATGCGCTGAACTCGGTCTTCTGGTTTGACGTGGCGGGCATTAACGATATCCCGAACTTCCTCGGCGGCGCGCAGTCCATCGCCAGCGGGAAAGGGATTGTCGGCGTCACCGGACAGTATCAGGCCGGCTTCTTCCCGATTATGATGTTTGGTCTGCCTGGGGCGGCGCTGGCGATTTACCAGTGCGCCCGCCCGGAAAACCGCGCCAAAGTCGGCGGCATTATGATCGCGGCGGCGTTTGCGGCCTTCTTTACCGGTATCACCGAGCCGCTGGAGTTCTCCTTTATGTTCGTGGCGCCGGTACTGTATGTCATTCATGCGGCGCTGACCGGCATCTCGGTATTTATCGCCGCCAGCATGCACTGGATCTCCGGTTTCGGCTTTAGCGCCGGCCTGGTGGATATGGCGCTGCAGTCGCGTAACCCGCTGGCGACGCACTGGTACATGCTGATCCCGCAGGGTCTGGTGTTCTTCGTTATCTACTATCTGGTGTTCCGTTTCACCATTAAAAAGTTCAACCTGATGACGCCGGGGCGCGAGCTGGCGGTCTCCGGCGACGAGAGTGACGGCTACGATGTCAATGTAGAACGCGGCGCAAACGGCGAAACGGAAACCGAATCGCTGGCGCGCCGCTATATCAGCGCGGTAGGCGGCTCCGATAACCTGACGAATATCGATGCCTGCATTACCCGCCTGCGGCTGAATGTAAAAGAGAGCGCGGCGCTGAATGAAGGGCTGGCCAAACGTCTGGGCGCGTCCGGCGTGATCCGCCTGAATAAACAGAGCGTGCAGATTATCGTCGGCACCCAGGCGGAATCGATCGCCTCGGCAATGAAAAAGGTGTTGGCGAAAGGGCCGGTAGCGGCCTCAACCGCCGCCGCCCCGGCTGCTGAGGCTGTCCAAACCCCGACCACCGCTGCGCCTTCAGCGACCGCATCGCACGTTTTCGCGACGCTGCTGGCGCCGGTGAGCGGCGAGATTGTGGCGCTGGATGCGGTACCGGATGAGGCTTTCGCCAGTAAAGCGGTAGGCGACGGTCTGGCGATCAAGCCTGACGGCAATATCGTGGTGGCGCCGACCGCCGGCACGCTGGTGAAAATTTTCAATACCAATCACGCGTTCTGCCTGGAAACGGCGGACGGCGTGGAGATTGTGGTGCATATGGGGCTGGATACCGTGGCGCTGGCGGGCCAGGGCTTTAAGCGTCTGGCGGAAGAGGGCGCGACGGTCAGCGCCGGCCAGCCGGTACTGGAAATGGATCTCGCTTTCCTTAACGCTAACGCCCGCTCGATGATCAGCCCGGTGGTGGTCAGCAATATCGATGACTTTGCCGGCGTGGCTTCTCTGGCGACAGGAAAGGTGGTCGCCGGCGAAAGCAAACTGTACGACATCCGCAAATAACGCCCCCTTTGCGTTAAACCTCTCCAGGCAGGAAGCGATTCCTGCCTTTTTTCTTGCCTGGCGCCAACAAACGGTTGTTTCCCTTGCGCGCTTTGTGGATCATAATCCGTTATTTCGTGGTTAAACCAACCAGACATTTTGTGTTGAGGATACAGTGATGAGTGAGGCTGAAGCCCGCCCAACGAACTTTATTCGTCAGATCATCGACGAAGATCTGGCGAGCGGCAAGCACAGCAGTGTGCATACCCGTTTTCCACCGGAGCCGAACGGCTACCTGCATATTGGTCACGCCAAGTCGATCTGCCTGAACTTCGGCATCGCTCAGGATTATCAGGGGCAGTGCAACCTGCGCTTTGACGATACTAACCCGGCGAAAGAGGATATCGAGTTTGTCGAGTCCATTAAGCGTGATGTGCAGTGGCTGGGCTTCCAGTGGAGCGGCGAGGTCTGTTACTCCTCTAATTATTTTGACCAGCTTTATCAGTACGCTATTGAGCTGATCAATAAAGGTCTGGCCTATGTCGACGAGCTGTCGCCGGAGCAGATCCGTGAATATCGCGGCACCCTGACATCACCGGGTAAAAACAGCCCGTACCGCGATCGCAGCGTGGAAGAGAACCTCGCGCTGTTTGAAAAAATGCGCAACGGCGAGTTCGCCGAAGGCGCAGCCTGCCTGCGCGCCAAAATCGATATGGCTTCCAACTTTATCGTGATGCGCGATCCGGTGCTGTATCGCGTGAAATTCGCCGAGCATCATCAGACCGGCAACAAATGGTGCATCTACCCGATGTACGATTTCACCCACTGCATCTCCGATGCGCTGGAAGGGATCACCCATTCGCTCTGTACGCTGGAGTTTCAGGACAACCGTCGTCTGTATGACTGGGTACTGGATAACATCACCATTCCGACGCATCCGCGTCAGTATGAGTTTTCGCGCCTTAACCTCGAATACGCCATCATGTCGAAGCGCAAGCTGAACCTGCTGGTGACCGAAAAAGTGGTGGAAGGCTGGGACGATCCGCGCATGCTGACCGTTTCCGGTCTGCGCCGTCGTGGCTATACCGCCGCCTCTATCCGCGAGTTCTGCCGCCGTATCGGCGTGACCAAACAGGATAACATCGTCGAAATGGCATCGCTGGAATCCTGTATTCGCGACGACCTGAACGAAAACGCACCGCGCGCGATGGCGGTACTCGATCCGCTGAAGGTGGTGATTGAGAACCTGCCGGCCGGACATGAAGAGATGATTGAGATGCCTAATCATCCCAACAAGCCGGAAATGGGCCAGCGCACCGTGCCGTTCAGCCGCGAAATCTGGATCGATCGCGCCGACTTCCGCGAAGAAGCCAACAAGCAGTACAAGCGTCTGGTACTGGGCAAAGAAGTGCGCCTGCGCAACGCTTACGTGATCCGCGCCGAGCGCGTCGCGAAAGATGAAGCGGGTAACATTACCTGCATCTTCTGTACCTGCGACGTAGATACGCTGAGCAAAGACCCGGCGGACGGACGTAAAGTAAAAGGTGTGATCCACTGGGTATCCGCCGATCACGCGGTACCGGCTGAATTCCGTCTTTACGATCGTCTGTTCAGCGTGCCGAACCCGGGCGCGGCGGAGGATTTCCTCGCCACCATTAACCCGGAATCTCTGGTGATCAGGCAGGGCTTTGTTGAGCCAGGCCTGAAGCAGGCGGAGGCGACGTCGCCTTACCAGTTCGAGCGTGAAGGCTATTTCTGCGCCGACAGCGTCTACTCCAGCCCGCAGAAACTGGTCTTTAACCGGACCGTCGGTCTGCGCGACACCTGGGCGAAAAGCGGCGAGTAAGCCCTTATTGTCTCAGCGAGGCGGCTCAGCGAGCCGCCTTTTTTATGCCTGTCGCCCCGTCGGACGGGCAGGGCGCTTGCCGCGACGCCTCCGCGCTTTTCCTGCCCGTTTCGCCATCCAGCAGTAGCCGCGCACGCTTTTCTATTATGTACTAGTTCATGAGTTCACGATGAGGTAGAATGTCTGCCTGCGTGCGCGTTCTGCCAGACAGAACGCCAGCTGAATATAAAATGAACAGATATCATTCTAAGGACGCGTTATGGGAACAGCGGTTTCCGCCAGCAAAATCCCTTCTGTACTCTGGGGCACCCTGATTATTACCGGCACCGTGGTCGGCGCCGGCATGTTCTCTCTGCCGGTGGTGATGTCCGGCGCCTGGTTCAGCTGGTCGGCGGCAATGTTACTGCTCACCTGGCTCTGCATGCTGCTTTCCGGCCTGATGTTTCTGGAGGCCAGCCTGCATTATCCTACCGGTTCAGGGTTCGATACCCTGACACGCGATCTGCTGGGTAAGCGCTGGAACCTGATTAACGGCGCCTCGATCGCTTTCGTGCTGGGCATTCTTACCTACGCCTATATTTCAGCCAGTGGCGCGATCCTACAGCATACCTTCGCCACGCTGGGCATGCCGGTATCGGCCAGAATCGCCGGGCTGGGCTTTACGCTGCTGGTGGCGCTGTTCGTCTGGCTGGGCACCGCCGCCGTCAGCCGTATCACGCTGATCTTCCTCGGCGCGAAAGTGATTACTTTCTTTCTGCTGTTCGGCGGCCTGCTCGGGCATGTGAAGCCGGCACTGCTGTTCGCCGCTGGCGGAGAGGAGACGCACTATCTGCGCTATCTCTGGATGGTGGTGCCGTTCTGCCTCGCCTCCTTCGGCTATCACGGTAATATTTCCGGTCTGATCGGCTATTATCAGCGCGACGGCAAAAAGGTGGCGCGCTGTCTGCTGCTGGGCACCCTCGCCGCGCTGGCGATCTATCTGGTATGGATTGTCGGTACCATGGGCAATATTCCCCGCGCCGACTTTATCGCTATCGCCCGGCGCGGCGGCAATATCGATGCGCTGGTAGAGGCGCTGGGCGGCCTGCTGCAAAACGCCTCGCTTAGCGCGCTACTGACCATTTTCTCCACCTTCGCCGTTGCCAGCTCGTTCCTCGGCGTTACGCTGGGGCTGTTCGACTATCTCGCCGATCTGCTGAATCTGGATAACAGTGCCACAGGCCGACTGAAAACCACCCTGATCACCTTTGCCGTGCCGCTGGCCGCCGCGCTGATCTGGCCGAACGGTTTTCTGCTGGCGATTGGTTATGCCGGGCTGGCAGCCACTATCTGGGCGGTGATCACCCCGGCGTTGCTGGCGTATCGCGCCAGGGCGCGTTTCCCGACGGCGCAGGGCTGGAGGCTAAAGGGCGGGCATTTCCCGATGGTACTGGTGCTGCTGTTCGCCGCGTTGAACATTGTCGTGTCGCTGCTCAGCTACGCCGACCTGCTGCCGGTCTACGCCCGTTGATCTCGCGGCGTTGGTGATGTAGGGCAACGCGCGGCGTCTCGCCGGCATAAAAAAACCGGCGCATCGGCGCCGGTTTTCATTACTGCATAGCACAATCTATTATTTATCGTGTAACGAGTCGTCTTCGCGACAGTCGCCCAGCGCGCAGTGACCATACAGATAGAGGCTGTGGTTGGTCAGTTTGATGCCGTGACGCGTGGCGATTTCACGCTGACGGGCTTCAATGGATTCATCGCTGAACTCGATGACCTTGCCGCAATCCAGGCAGATCAGATGATCGTGGTGGTGCTGTTGGGTCAGTTCAAATACGGATTTACCGCCTTCGAAATTATGACGCGTGACGATACCGGCATCATCAAACTGGTTCAGCACGCGATAGACCGTCGCGAGACCAATTTCTTCACCCATATCAATCAGGCGTTTGTACAAATCTTCCGCACTGACGTGATGGCACTCAGGTTCCTGAAGCACTTCCAGGATTTTTAGTCGCGGAAGCGTAACCTTCAGGCCGGCCTTCTTTAATGCGGTGTTATTGTCAGTCATGCGGATATTGTCCTGTTACTTTGCTAGTCACAATGTGGCTGAACAGCCATGAACATCGGTCGACGCTAAGTTAATAGCGTCTCATTATAGAACTGATGCTTCGAAATGAAAACCGTAAGGGGATGCGTGAAGTCGCAAGTGGAAGTATGAAAAGATCGCTACGTCCGGCGTTGTTCATGCTCATTAATGCTGCGTTTACATTTCGCTTAATCCTGCCGCTTTACAGCTCGACGGCAGGAAAGCGCGTGACCGATACGGGTATTCTACCGACTCATTGATAAAATTTTCAAACCCGTACCTATCATTTCTATAGGAAAAACCTGTTACGCAATGTGATACAGCACACAATAAGCAGTGAAATCAGGCTTCCAGGATTTCCTGCAGATGCAGCTCTTCGTAAATCTGCTTCACCCACTTGTCGACGCGTTCGTTGGTCAGCTCAGGCTGACGGTCTTCGTCAATCGCCAGGCCAAGGAAATGTTTGTCATCGGCCAGGCCTTTAGAGGCTTCGAAGTGGTAGCCTTCGGTCGGCCAGTGGCCGACGATCACCGCGCCGTTCGGCTCGATGATATCGCGAATGGTGCCCATCGCATCGCAGAAATATTCGGCGTAATCTTCCTGGTCGCCGCAGCCAAATAGCGCCACCAGCTTACCGTTGAAATCGATCTCTTCCAGCGTCGGGAAAAAATCATCCCAGTCGCACTGCGCTTCGCCGTAATACCAGGTTGGAATGCCTAACAGCAGGATATCAAACGCTTCCAGATCTTCTTTACTGCTCTTGGCAATATCATGCACTTCGGCAACGTCGCTACCGAGTTGTTTCTGGATCATCTTCGCAATGTTTTCTGTATTGCCGGTATCGCTGCCAAAGAAAATGCCTACGATTGCCATGAGTTTAATAACCTCTTGAAACTTAAATATATGGTAACTGCCCGTGGTATGCAGATTACGGCAATAATAGCAGAGACCGTCTGGAGGCGGAACTCGTAAAGCCGCTGCATTTGTTCCTTCGTGCGCTTCTTCCAGCCGTTTAAAGCGCCTTTAGCTGGGCGAGGATCATCTCTTCAATCAGCTCGCTGCGGCTTACGCCGCGCTCGGCGGCCATCGCATTAAGCGCGTCGACCGCTTCGCTGTTCATCTTCAGTTCAACGCGCCGCAGTCCGCGTACTTTGTCACGTTTCAACTGATTGCGTTTGTTGATACGGAGTTGTTCATCACGCGACAGCGGACTGGTTTTCGGGCGTCCCGGGCGACGTTCATCTGCGAACAGATCGAGCGTGGTCCGGTCCGTGTGTTCTTTTGCCATAGAATCGTGATACTGAATGGGCTGCGCGTGCGCGCCGCGCATGGTGACGTTTTGGGCCGGTTTGCCGCCGTTTCAGCAGCGGCAAAATTTTAGCGCGCCATCATACCCTGTGGAAAGAGGGAGGACAATCTTTGTCGGCCGGTTAACGCATTGCTTTTACAGCGCTAAAAAGCGGCGTACCGCGCGCAACACCGCATCGGGCTTTTCGGCATGCACCCAGTGTCCGGCACCGGCGATGACGTGCGCGCGCGCCTGCGGAAACTGCGCCAGCAGCGCATTGCGATGAATATCATCAAGATAGGGCGAAAGCTCGCCGCGGATAAACAGCGCCGGGCCGGGCCACGACGGCACCGTTTCCCAGCCGGAGATGCTGGCGTAGTTATCCCACAGGGCAGGGACGTTGAAGCGCCATTCGCCGTCATGAAACGATTTCAGTAAAAACTGAATCACCCCTTCCTCGGTGATAGACGCGCGCATCACCTCGGCCGCCGCGGCGCGCTGCGTCACACCTGCCTTCGTCACCGCGTTGACGGCGGCGAAAATCGTGTCGTGACGGCGAGTCTGATAATCGACCGGGGCGATATCGATCAGCACCAGCTGTGCGAGGCGTTCGGGCGCCAGCGCCGTCATGGTCATGGCGATTTTGCCGCCCATCGAGTGGCCGATGACCGTCGCCTTATCGATGCCGTGGCGATCGAGCGTCTCCAGCATATCCTGCGCCATTGCCCGGTAGCTCATCTCGTCGCTACGCGGCGACAGCCCGTGATTGCGGACATCAACCTGAATCAGCGGCCGATCCGCTTTTAAGCCGCGCGCCAGCACGCCCAGATTATCCAGGCTGCCGAACAGGCCGTGAATCAACAGTACAGGGGTAGCGTCCGCATCGGACTGCTCAGTTTGCAGGCGAGTATTCAAATTCATGGCAAAGTTCTTACAGTTGAAAGGAAAGCTTAGGTTATCATGGTTTTCACTCTCCCTGCCGGTCAGTCAGTGGTTGTTCGCCGGGTTGCTTTGCGGCATATTCTGACTTTTGCCTGCAAGCGCCAACGTCGCTACCGACCCGCAGGATTTAACTTTATAATCCTTATGTTAGAACGTCGGCACCGGCCGCCTCGCTTTTCAGCGATCGCCCGCCGCGCCGGCTTCTGCCACAAGCAATTACCGTACGGATGAAGATGAAAACGATTGAAGTCGACGAAGAGCTATACCGCTACATTGCCAGCCACACGCAGCATATCGGTGAAAGCGCCTCGGATATTTTACGGCGTATGCTGAAATTTACCGCCGGTCAGCGCGCTCCGGCAGCGACGGCTGTCGTTCCGACCGCCGCCCCGGCTCCAGCAATGGTTGCCAGCGTTCCTCAGGAAAATGAAGCGAGCAAACCGGCTCCCCGTCCACACGATCGGGTGCGCGCCGTGCGCGAGCTGCTACTCTCTGATGAGTACGCCGAGCAGAAAAAAGCGGTGAACCGCTTTATGCTGATTTTGTCGACGCTCTATGGTCTTGATCCCGACGCGTTTGCTGAGGCCACTGCTTCGCTGCAGGGACGCACCCGCGTTTACTTTGCCGGCGACGAACACACACTGTTGCAGCATGGCACCCATACCAAGCCGAAGCACGTGCCCGGCACGCCGTATTGGGTGATCACCAACACTAACACAGGTCGCAAATGCAGCATGGTGGAACACATCATGCTGGCAATGCAGTTCCCGCAGGAACTGACTGATAAGGTTTGCGGCACCATTTAACTGAAGCGTCAGGGAGAAGCGCCAATGGCCAATCACCCCCGTGCCGGGCAGCCTGCCCAGCAGAGCGATTTGATTAACGTTGCACAATTAACATCTCAGTATTACGTTCTGCAGCCAGAAAAAGGCAATGCGGAACACGCGGTGAAATTTGGCACCTCAGGCCATCGCGGCAGCGCCGCGCGTCGCAGTTTCAATGAAACTCACATTCTGGCGATCGCCCAGGCGATCGCGGAAGAGCGCAAGAAAAACGGCATTACCGGGCCGTGCTACGTCGGCAAAGATACCCATGCGCTGTCAGAGCCGGCGATTCTCTCGGTGCTGGAAGTGCTGGCGGCCAATGGCGTCGATGTGATTGTGCAGCAGGATAACGGCTACACGCCGACGCCGGCGATCTCCAACGCAATCCTTGAACACAATAAAGCGGGCGGCGCACAGGCTGACGGCATCGTGATCACGCCGTCCCACAACCCGCCGGAAGATGGCGGCATCAAATACAATCCGCCTAACGGCGGCCCGGCCGACACCAACGTCACGAAAGTGGTGGAAGATCGCGCCAACCAGCTGATCCAGGGCGACCTGAAAGAGGTGAAACGCCTGCCGATCGATCAGGCGTGGAGCAGTGGCCGTATCCAGGAAAAAGATCTGATCCAGCCATATGTGGAAGGGCTGGCGCAGGTGGTGGATATGGACGCCATCAAAAAAGCGGGCCTGAAAATCGGCGTTGATCCGCTTGGCGGTTCCGGCATGGAGTACTGGAAGCGCATCGCTGAACATTATCAGCTTGATCTGACCATCGTTAACGACGCTATCGACCAGACTTTCCGCTTTATGCATCTGGATAAAGATGGCGTGGTGCGTATGGACTGCTCGTCCGAATGCGCGATGGCGGGCCTGCTGGCGCTGCGCGACAAGTTCGATCTGGCATTCGGCAACGACCCTGACTACGACCGTCACGGCATCGTCACGCCGGCGGGCCTGATGAATCCAAACCACTATCTGGCGGTGGCGATCAACTACCTGTTCCAGCATCGTCCACAGTGGGGCGATGAGGTCGCCGTCGGCAAAACGCTGGTTTCCAGCGCAATGATCGACCGCGTGGTTAACGACATCGGCCGTAAGCTGGTGGAAGTGCCGGTCGGCTTTAAGTGGTTCGTTGACGGCCTGTTCGACGGCAGCTTCGGCTTTGGCGGCGAAGAGAGCGCCGGTGCCTCTTTCCTGCGCTTCGACGGCACGCCGTGGTCAACCGATAAAGACGGCATTATCCTTTGCCTGCTGGCGGCGGAAATCACCGCGGTCACCGGCAAGAACCCGCAGCAGCACTACGACGAGCTGGCCCAGCGCTTCGGCGCGCCGAGCTACAACCGTCTGCAGGCTTCCGCAACGTCCGCGCAGAAGGCGGCGCTTTCTAAACTGTCGCCAGAGATGGTCAGCGCCGACACCCTGGCGGGCGATCCGATTACCGCACGCCTGACCAGCGCGCCGGGCAACGGTGCCGCGATCGGCGGCCTGAAAGTGATGACCGATAACGGCTGGTTCGCCGCGCGTCCGTCAGGCACTGAAGACGCCTATAAAATCTACTGTGAAAGCTTCCTCGGCGCGGAACATCGCGAAAAAATCGAGAAAGAAGCGGTAGAGATCGTCAGCGCGGTGTTGAAAAACGCCTGAGGCTGAAAGGGTAAAAAAAGGCGCTGACCAGTCAGCGCCTTTTTTATTGCCTGCGCGGCGGCTCAGGGCATAAAGCGATAGCCGATGCCGGTTTCGGTCAGCAGGTGCGCGGGACGGGCGGGATCCTGCTCCAGCTTTTGCCGCAGATGGCCCATATAAATACGCAGGTAGTGGCTATGCTCAACGGCGTTAGGTCCCCAGACGTGGTTCAGCAGCTGGCGCTGGGTCAGCACCTTGCCGGGGTTATTCAGCAGCAGTGCCAGCAGGCGAAACTCGGTCGGCGTCAGGTGAACCGTTGCGCCGTCGCGCAGGATATGGTGCGCCGCGAGGTCGACCTGTACCTGGCCGAACTGAACTGCGCTATTTGGCGTCTGCTGGCCGGCCTGACGACGTAGCGCCACCCGTACGCGCGCCAGCAGCTCCCCCACGCCGAACGGCTTGGTGAGAAAGTCATCGGCGCCGGCATCCAGCGCCGCGATCTTATCCTGCTCATCGCTGCGTGCGGAAAGCACAATGACCGGGATATTGCTCCACTGGCGCAGCTCGCGGATAAAGTCGAGACCGTCGCCGTCAGGCAGGCCGAGATCGAGGATCGCCAGGTCAGGCTTGCGCGTCGCAGCTTCAATCAGACCGCGCTGCAGGGTATCGCTGTCGTAAACGCGCAGCGCCTCGCTTTCCAGCGCTACGCGCAGAAAACGGCGGATCTCTTTTTCATCTTCAACAATCAGTACGCTGGTCAAAGCAGTGACTCTCCATCGCCACGTCAATATGACGAAAACAGCACTGTAACAAAACCCGCTGCGCTTTGCGTCTGATTCCGTACGGAGCTGAATAAACATAAATGCTATTTAGCGTTAACATATTTGTAACTCAATTACGTTATTTCGGGTGAGCTGCGCTTTTTTTCTGCAATTTAGTGGTCGGATGAGTAGTAAAATTACACAATCAGGCTTATCATTCTTTCTTAACGAACGTTGCTGTTCATTCCTTTCAGGAGGCGTAGGTTATGTACTCTGTTTATTCCCTGCCTAAAATTATCCTGCGCCGTACGGCGGTGCTGCTGATCGGCGTGCTGGCGCTGCCGGTCATGCTATTCCGTCGCGACCGGGCGCGTTTTTACAGCTACCTGCACCGTATCTGGAGCAAGACCAGCAGCAAGCCGGTCTGGCTGGCGCAGGCGGAAGCAGCAGGCGGCGACTTTTACTGATTGTCAGCCGTTTCACCAGCGAGCGTAATGCCATCATCCCACCTTATGGTGGGATTTTTTTTGCGCAGGCGCCCAGCCCGGCTGGATTTTAAGTGCGTCCCGCGTCGGCTTCAGCTACACTTAAACTTATACAAGCTTTGAGAGGTTGTACAAGTATGAGCGAGAAAATACCGGTAGGGATCAGCGCCTGTTTGCTGGGAGACAGCGTCCGTTTCGATGGCGGCCATAAACGTTTGGCTTTCGCTACAGAGGAACTCGCTCCCTATGTCCGCTATGAGCCGATCTGCCCGGAAATGGCGATCGGCCTGCCGACGCCGCGCCCGGCGCTGCGCCTGGTGAAAAAAGAGGACGAGGTCGCTCTCTGCTTCAGTAAGACCGGCGGCGAAGAGATCACCTCGCAGATGCACGATTTCGCCGTGCAAAAAGTTGCCGGGCTGCATCACCTCTGCGGCTATATTCTCTGCGCTAAATCTCCCAGCTGCGGCATGGAGCGGGTGCGTATTTATGAACCTGACAGCAACAACAACCGTAAAGAGGGCATCGGCATCTTCGCCCAGGCGCTGCAGCGTGAAATGCCCTGGCTGCCGATGGAAGAGGATGGCCGCCTGCATGATGACGTGCTGCGGGAAAACTTCGTCAGCCGCGTCTACGCGCTGCATGAGTTCAACCAGCTCTGGAAGGAAGGGCTGACGGCGCATGGCCTGATGGCCTTCCATACCCGTTATAAGCTGCTGCTGCTTGCTCATTCGCAGCAGGAGTATCGCAAACTTGGGCCCTTTGTCGCCGCGATGCACACTTTTGACTCGCTGGAGGCGTACGCAACGGAATACCGTAGCCGCCTGATGCAGCTGATGTCACACCGTGCCTCGCGTAAAAACCACACCAATGTTTTGATGCACGTTCAGGGTTATTTCCGCCGTCAGCTCTCGTCGGCGCAGCGTCAGGAACTGGCGTCGCTGATCGATCGCTATCGCCAGGGAGTACAGCCGCTGCTGGCGCCAATTACCCTGCTTAAGCACTACATGAAAGAGTATCCGCACGAATGGCTGTCCCAGCAGCGCTACTTCGAACCCTACCCTGAAGCGCTGCGCTTACGCTACGGTCGTTGAGATAACAGGAGGTAACATGGCCACCCATCTGGTCTGGCTGCGCAATGATCTGCGCCTCAATGACAATAGCGCCCTCTGGGCCGCCTGCCGCCGCCGCGAGGATCGCGTTCTCGCGCTGTTTATCGCCACAC
This DNA window, taken from Mixta gaviniae, encodes the following:
- the pgm gene encoding phosphoglucomutase (alpha-D-glucose-1,6-bisphosphate-dependent), which translates into the protein MANHPRAGQPAQQSDLINVAQLTSQYYVLQPEKGNAEHAVKFGTSGHRGSAARRSFNETHILAIAQAIAEERKKNGITGPCYVGKDTHALSEPAILSVLEVLAANGVDVIVQQDNGYTPTPAISNAILEHNKAGGAQADGIVITPSHNPPEDGGIKYNPPNGGPADTNVTKVVEDRANQLIQGDLKEVKRLPIDQAWSSGRIQEKDLIQPYVEGLAQVVDMDAIKKAGLKIGVDPLGGSGMEYWKRIAEHYQLDLTIVNDAIDQTFRFMHLDKDGVVRMDCSSECAMAGLLALRDKFDLAFGNDPDYDRHGIVTPAGLMNPNHYLAVAINYLFQHRPQWGDEVAVGKTLVSSAMIDRVVNDIGRKLVEVPVGFKWFVDGLFDGSFGFGGEESAGASFLRFDGTPWSTDKDGIILCLLAAEITAVTGKNPQQHYDELAQRFGAPSYNRLQASATSAQKAALSKLSPEMVSADTLAGDPITARLTSAPGNGAAIGGLKVMTDNGWFAARPSGTEDAYKIYCESFLGAEHREKIEKEAVEIVSAVLKNA
- the kdpE gene encoding two-component system response regulator KdpE; this translates as MTSVLIVEDEKEIRRFLRVALESEALRVYDSDTLQRGLIEAATRKPDLAILDLGLPDGDGLDFIRELRQWSNIPVIVLSARSDEQDKIAALDAGADDFLTKPFGVGELLARVRVALRRQAGQQTPNSAVQFGQVQVDLAAHHILRDGATVHLTPTEFRLLALLLNNPGKVLTQRQLLNHVWGPNAVEHSHYLRIYMGHLRQKLEQDPARPAHLLTETGIGYRFMP
- a CDS encoding YbfA family protein; the protein is MYSVYSLPKIILRRTAVLLIGVLALPVMLFRRDRARFYSYLHRIWSKTSSKPVWLAQAEAAGGDFY
- a CDS encoding YbgA family protein — its product is MSEKIPVGISACLLGDSVRFDGGHKRLAFATEELAPYVRYEPICPEMAIGLPTPRPALRLVKKEDEVALCFSKTGGEEITSQMHDFAVQKVAGLHHLCGYILCAKSPSCGMERVRIYEPDSNNNRKEGIGIFAQALQREMPWLPMEEDGRLHDDVLRENFVSRVYALHEFNQLWKEGLTAHGLMAFHTRYKLLLLAHSQQEYRKLGPFVAAMHTFDSLEAYATEYRSRLMQLMSHRASRKNHTNVLMHVQGYFRRQLSSAQRQELASLIDRYRQGVQPLLAPITLLKHYMKEYPHEWLSQQRYFEPYPEALRLRYGR